One part of the Phaenicophaeus curvirostris isolate KB17595 chromosome 2, BPBGC_Pcur_1.0, whole genome shotgun sequence genome encodes these proteins:
- the SRF gene encoding serum response factor isoform X2: MLPSQAGTGNGAAAAALARGSPLGRSPVPRGANGGGGGGGAAVSGQPGGRLEREALYSGSEGDSESGEEEELERRGVKRGLAEAAAAAAGPAAGAAAVAGGFSGVSGGVSGAKPGKKTRGRVKIKMEFIDNKLRRYTTFSKRKTGIMKKAYELSTLTGTQVLLLVASETGHVYTFATRKLQPMITSETGKALIQTCLNSPDSPPRSDPTTDQRMSATGFEETDLTYQVSESDSSGETKDVLKPVFTVTNLPGTTSTIQTAPTTSTSMQVSSGPSFPITNYLAPVSASISPNAVTSANGTVLKTTGASAVTSGGLMPIPTGFTLMSGASLSPGTPTISFTQLQPRSLAFSSQQGQGATGTAGPLQQAQQTVSRFPARAGGQIVSLAGGTMAQQVPVQAIQVHQAPQQTSPSSDSSTDLTQTSSSGTVTLPATIMTSPVPTTVGGHMMYPSPHAVMYAPTSGLADGGLAVLNAFSQAPSAMQVSHGQVQDQGGVPQVFLTAPSGTVQIPVSAVQLHQMAVIGQQSSSGSSLTELQVVNLDTSHSTKSE; encoded by the exons ATGTTACCGAGCCAGGCCGGCACCGGGaacggcgccgccgccgccgcgctggCGCGTGGCTCCCCGCTGGGCCGCTCGCCGGTGCCTCGTGGAGCcaacggcggcggcggcggcggcggggcggccgtGTCGGGGCAGCCCGGCGGGCGGCTGGAGCGGGAGGCGCTGTACAGCGGCAGCGAGGGGGACTCGGAGtcgggcgaggaggaggagttgGAGCGGCGAGGAGTGAAGCGGGGCCTGgccgaggcggcggcggcggcggcggggcccgcggcgggagcggcggcggtGGCGGGCGGGTTCAGCGGCGTCAGCGGCGGCGTCAGCGGCGCCAAGCCCGGCAAGAAGACGCGGGGCCGGGTGAAGATCAAGATGGAGTTCATCGACAACAAGCTGCGGCGCTACACCACCTTCAGCAAGAGGAAAACCGGCATCATGAAGAAG GCCTACGAGCTCTCCACGCTGACTGGCACTCAAGTTCTGCTACTGGTGGCCAGTGAGACAGGCCATGTGTACACGTTTGCCACACGGAAGCTGCAGCCCATGATCACCAGCGAGACGGGGAAGGCGTTGATCCAAACGTGCCTCAACTCCCCAGACTCGCCCCCGCGCTCGGACCCAACCACTGACCAGCGCATGAGCGCCACGGGCTTTGAGGAGACGGACCTCACCTACCAGGTGTCCGAGTCAGACAGCAGTGGGGAGACAAAG GACGTACTGAAACCAGTGTTCACTGTCACCAACCTGCCGGGGACGACGTCCACCATCCAGACAGCCCCCACCACCTCGACCTCCATGCAGGTCAGCAGCGGCCCGTCATTCCCTATCACTAATTACCTGGCGCCAGTGTCTGCCAGCATCAGCCCCAATGCCGTCACCAGTGCCAACGGGACAGTGCTGAAGACTACTGGAGCCAGTGCAGTGACGTCTGGGGGCCTCATGCCAATACCCACCGGCTTCACTCTCATGTCAG GTGCTTCCCTTTCTCCGGGGACCCCTACCATTTCTTTCACTCAGTTACAGCCACGCTCCCTGGCTTTTTCcagccagcagggccagggggCCACGGGTACAGCTGGACCGCTGCAGCAGGCACAACAGACAGTCTCCCGCTTCCCTGCCAGAGCTGGAGGGCAGATCGTGTCGCTGGCAG gTGGGACCATGGCTCAGCAGGTCCCTGTCCAGGCCATCCAGGTGCACCAGGCACCGCAGCAAACGTCTCCCTCCAGTGACAGCAGCACTGACCTTACCCAGACCTCTTCCAGCGGAACAG TGACCCTCCCAGCGACCATCATGACGTCGCCTGTGCCAACGACTGTGGGTGGCCACATGATGTACCCGAGCCCACACGCAGTGATGTACGCACCTACGTCTGGCCTTGCAGATGGTGGACTTGCAGTCCTCAACGCTTTTTCACAGGCGCCCTCAGCGATGCAGGTGTCCCATGGCCAGGTCCAGGATCAAG GTGGCGTCCCCCAAGTGTTCCTGACGGCTCCCTCAGGCACCGTTCAGATCCCAGTGTCGGCTGTCCAGCTTCACCAG ATGGCTGTCATcgggcagcagagcagcagtggcagcagcctGACAGAACTGCAGGTGGTCAACTTGGACACCTCGCACAGCACCAAGAGTGAGTGA
- the SRF gene encoding serum response factor isoform X4 — protein sequence MLPSQAGTGNGAAAAALARGSPLGRSPVPRGANGGGGGGGAAVSGQPGGRLEREALYSGSEGDSESGEEEELERRGVKRGLAEAAAAAAGPAAGAAAVAGGFSGVSGGVSGAKPGKKTRGRVKIKMEFIDNKLRRYTTFSKRKTGIMKKAYELSTLTGTQVLLLVASETGHVYTFATRKLQPMITSETGKALIQTCLNSPDSPPRSDPTTDQRMSATGFEETDLTYQVSESDSSGETKDVLKPVFTVTNLPGTTSTIQTAPTTSTSMQVSSGPSFPITNYLAPVSASISPNAVTSANGTVLKTTGASAVTSGGLMPIPTGFTLMSGGTMAQQVPVQAIQVHQAPQQTSPSSDSSTDLTQTSSSGTVTLPATIMTSPVPTTVGGHMMYPSPHAVMYAPTSGLADGGLAVLNAFSQAPSAMQVSHGQVQDQGGVPQVFLTAPSGTVQIPVSAVQLHQMAVIGQQSSSGSSLTELQVVNLDTSHSTKSE from the exons ATGTTACCGAGCCAGGCCGGCACCGGGaacggcgccgccgccgccgcgctggCGCGTGGCTCCCCGCTGGGCCGCTCGCCGGTGCCTCGTGGAGCcaacggcggcggcggcggcggcggggcggccgtGTCGGGGCAGCCCGGCGGGCGGCTGGAGCGGGAGGCGCTGTACAGCGGCAGCGAGGGGGACTCGGAGtcgggcgaggaggaggagttgGAGCGGCGAGGAGTGAAGCGGGGCCTGgccgaggcggcggcggcggcggcggggcccgcggcgggagcggcggcggtGGCGGGCGGGTTCAGCGGCGTCAGCGGCGGCGTCAGCGGCGCCAAGCCCGGCAAGAAGACGCGGGGCCGGGTGAAGATCAAGATGGAGTTCATCGACAACAAGCTGCGGCGCTACACCACCTTCAGCAAGAGGAAAACCGGCATCATGAAGAAG GCCTACGAGCTCTCCACGCTGACTGGCACTCAAGTTCTGCTACTGGTGGCCAGTGAGACAGGCCATGTGTACACGTTTGCCACACGGAAGCTGCAGCCCATGATCACCAGCGAGACGGGGAAGGCGTTGATCCAAACGTGCCTCAACTCCCCAGACTCGCCCCCGCGCTCGGACCCAACCACTGACCAGCGCATGAGCGCCACGGGCTTTGAGGAGACGGACCTCACCTACCAGGTGTCCGAGTCAGACAGCAGTGGGGAGACAAAG GACGTACTGAAACCAGTGTTCACTGTCACCAACCTGCCGGGGACGACGTCCACCATCCAGACAGCCCCCACCACCTCGACCTCCATGCAGGTCAGCAGCGGCCCGTCATTCCCTATCACTAATTACCTGGCGCCAGTGTCTGCCAGCATCAGCCCCAATGCCGTCACCAGTGCCAACGGGACAGTGCTGAAGACTACTGGAGCCAGTGCAGTGACGTCTGGGGGCCTCATGCCAATACCCACCGGCTTCACTCTCATGTCAG gTGGGACCATGGCTCAGCAGGTCCCTGTCCAGGCCATCCAGGTGCACCAGGCACCGCAGCAAACGTCTCCCTCCAGTGACAGCAGCACTGACCTTACCCAGACCTCTTCCAGCGGAACAG TGACCCTCCCAGCGACCATCATGACGTCGCCTGTGCCAACGACTGTGGGTGGCCACATGATGTACCCGAGCCCACACGCAGTGATGTACGCACCTACGTCTGGCCTTGCAGATGGTGGACTTGCAGTCCTCAACGCTTTTTCACAGGCGCCCTCAGCGATGCAGGTGTCCCATGGCCAGGTCCAGGATCAAG GTGGCGTCCCCCAAGTGTTCCTGACGGCTCCCTCAGGCACCGTTCAGATCCCAGTGTCGGCTGTCCAGCTTCACCAG ATGGCTGTCATcgggcagcagagcagcagtggcagcagcctGACAGAACTGCAGGTGGTCAACTTGGACACCTCGCACAGCACCAAGAGTGAGTGA
- the SRF gene encoding serum response factor isoform X3 yields MLPSQAGTGNGAAAAALARGSPLGRSPVPRGANGGGGGGGAAVSGQPGGRLEREALYSGSEGDSESGEEEELERRGVKRGLAEAAAAAAGPAAGAAAVAGGFSGVSGGVSGAKPGKKTRGRVKIKMEFIDNKLRRYTTFSKRKTGIMKKAYELSTLTGTQVLLLVASETGHVYTFATRKLQPMITSETGKALIQTCLNSPDSPPRSDPTTDQRMSATGFEETDLTYQVSESDSSGETKDVLKPVFTVTNLPGTTSTIQTAPTTSTSMQVSSGPSFPITNYLAPVSASISPNAVTSANGTVLKTTGASAVTSGGLMPIPTGFTLMSGGTMAQQVPVQAIQVHQAPQQTSPSSDSSTDLTQTSSSGTVCPGASDPPSDHHDVACANDCGWPHDVPEPTRSDVRTYVWPCRWWTCSPQRFFTGALSDAGVPWPGPGSRWRPPSVPDGSLRHRSDPSVGCPASPDGCHRAAEQQWQQPDRTAGGQLGHLAQHQE; encoded by the exons ATGTTACCGAGCCAGGCCGGCACCGGGaacggcgccgccgccgccgcgctggCGCGTGGCTCCCCGCTGGGCCGCTCGCCGGTGCCTCGTGGAGCcaacggcggcggcggcggcggcggggcggccgtGTCGGGGCAGCCCGGCGGGCGGCTGGAGCGGGAGGCGCTGTACAGCGGCAGCGAGGGGGACTCGGAGtcgggcgaggaggaggagttgGAGCGGCGAGGAGTGAAGCGGGGCCTGgccgaggcggcggcggcggcggcggggcccgcggcgggagcggcggcggtGGCGGGCGGGTTCAGCGGCGTCAGCGGCGGCGTCAGCGGCGCCAAGCCCGGCAAGAAGACGCGGGGCCGGGTGAAGATCAAGATGGAGTTCATCGACAACAAGCTGCGGCGCTACACCACCTTCAGCAAGAGGAAAACCGGCATCATGAAGAAG GCCTACGAGCTCTCCACGCTGACTGGCACTCAAGTTCTGCTACTGGTGGCCAGTGAGACAGGCCATGTGTACACGTTTGCCACACGGAAGCTGCAGCCCATGATCACCAGCGAGACGGGGAAGGCGTTGATCCAAACGTGCCTCAACTCCCCAGACTCGCCCCCGCGCTCGGACCCAACCACTGACCAGCGCATGAGCGCCACGGGCTTTGAGGAGACGGACCTCACCTACCAGGTGTCCGAGTCAGACAGCAGTGGGGAGACAAAG GACGTACTGAAACCAGTGTTCACTGTCACCAACCTGCCGGGGACGACGTCCACCATCCAGACAGCCCCCACCACCTCGACCTCCATGCAGGTCAGCAGCGGCCCGTCATTCCCTATCACTAATTACCTGGCGCCAGTGTCTGCCAGCATCAGCCCCAATGCCGTCACCAGTGCCAACGGGACAGTGCTGAAGACTACTGGAGCCAGTGCAGTGACGTCTGGGGGCCTCATGCCAATACCCACCGGCTTCACTCTCATGTCAG gTGGGACCATGGCTCAGCAGGTCCCTGTCCAGGCCATCCAGGTGCACCAGGCACCGCAGCAAACGTCTCCCTCCAGTGACAGCAGCACTGACCTTACCCAGACCTCTTCCAGCGGAACAG TCTGTCCTGGTGCCAGTGACCCTCCCAGCGACCATCATGACGTCGCCTGTGCCAACGACTGTGGGTGGCCACATGATGTACCCGAGCCCACACGCAGTGATGTACGCACCTACGTCTGGCCTTGCAGATGGTGGACTTGCAGTCCTCAACGCTTTTTCACAGGCGCCCTCAGCGATGCAGGTGTCCCATGGCCAGGTCCAGGATCAAG GTGGCGTCCCCCAAGTGTTCCTGACGGCTCCCTCAGGCACCGTTCAGATCCCAGTGTCGGCTGTCCAGCTTCACCAG ATGGCTGTCATcgggcagcagagcagcagtggcagcagcctGACAGAACTGCAGGTGGTCAACTTGGACACCTCGCACAGCACCAAGAGTGA
- the SRF gene encoding serum response factor isoform X1, with protein MLPSQAGTGNGAAAAALARGSPLGRSPVPRGANGGGGGGGAAVSGQPGGRLEREALYSGSEGDSESGEEEELERRGVKRGLAEAAAAAAGPAAGAAAVAGGFSGVSGGVSGAKPGKKTRGRVKIKMEFIDNKLRRYTTFSKRKTGIMKKAYELSTLTGTQVLLLVASETGHVYTFATRKLQPMITSETGKALIQTCLNSPDSPPRSDPTTDQRMSATGFEETDLTYQVSESDSSGETKDVLKPVFTVTNLPGTTSTIQTAPTTSTSMQVSSGPSFPITNYLAPVSASISPNAVTSANGTVLKTTGASAVTSGGLMPIPTGFTLMSGASLSPGTPTISFTQLQPRSLAFSSQQGQGATGTAGPLQQAQQTVSRFPARAGGQIVSLAGGTMAQQVPVQAIQVHQAPQQTSPSSDSSTDLTQTSSSGTVCPGASDPPSDHHDVACANDCGWPHDVPEPTRSDVRTYVWPCRWWTCSPQRFFTGALSDAGVPWPGPGSRWRPPSVPDGSLRHRSDPSVGCPASPDGCHRAAEQQWQQPDRTAGGQLGHLAQHQE; from the exons ATGTTACCGAGCCAGGCCGGCACCGGGaacggcgccgccgccgccgcgctggCGCGTGGCTCCCCGCTGGGCCGCTCGCCGGTGCCTCGTGGAGCcaacggcggcggcggcggcggcggggcggccgtGTCGGGGCAGCCCGGCGGGCGGCTGGAGCGGGAGGCGCTGTACAGCGGCAGCGAGGGGGACTCGGAGtcgggcgaggaggaggagttgGAGCGGCGAGGAGTGAAGCGGGGCCTGgccgaggcggcggcggcggcggcggggcccgcggcgggagcggcggcggtGGCGGGCGGGTTCAGCGGCGTCAGCGGCGGCGTCAGCGGCGCCAAGCCCGGCAAGAAGACGCGGGGCCGGGTGAAGATCAAGATGGAGTTCATCGACAACAAGCTGCGGCGCTACACCACCTTCAGCAAGAGGAAAACCGGCATCATGAAGAAG GCCTACGAGCTCTCCACGCTGACTGGCACTCAAGTTCTGCTACTGGTGGCCAGTGAGACAGGCCATGTGTACACGTTTGCCACACGGAAGCTGCAGCCCATGATCACCAGCGAGACGGGGAAGGCGTTGATCCAAACGTGCCTCAACTCCCCAGACTCGCCCCCGCGCTCGGACCCAACCACTGACCAGCGCATGAGCGCCACGGGCTTTGAGGAGACGGACCTCACCTACCAGGTGTCCGAGTCAGACAGCAGTGGGGAGACAAAG GACGTACTGAAACCAGTGTTCACTGTCACCAACCTGCCGGGGACGACGTCCACCATCCAGACAGCCCCCACCACCTCGACCTCCATGCAGGTCAGCAGCGGCCCGTCATTCCCTATCACTAATTACCTGGCGCCAGTGTCTGCCAGCATCAGCCCCAATGCCGTCACCAGTGCCAACGGGACAGTGCTGAAGACTACTGGAGCCAGTGCAGTGACGTCTGGGGGCCTCATGCCAATACCCACCGGCTTCACTCTCATGTCAG GTGCTTCCCTTTCTCCGGGGACCCCTACCATTTCTTTCACTCAGTTACAGCCACGCTCCCTGGCTTTTTCcagccagcagggccagggggCCACGGGTACAGCTGGACCGCTGCAGCAGGCACAACAGACAGTCTCCCGCTTCCCTGCCAGAGCTGGAGGGCAGATCGTGTCGCTGGCAG gTGGGACCATGGCTCAGCAGGTCCCTGTCCAGGCCATCCAGGTGCACCAGGCACCGCAGCAAACGTCTCCCTCCAGTGACAGCAGCACTGACCTTACCCAGACCTCTTCCAGCGGAACAG TCTGTCCTGGTGCCAGTGACCCTCCCAGCGACCATCATGACGTCGCCTGTGCCAACGACTGTGGGTGGCCACATGATGTACCCGAGCCCACACGCAGTGATGTACGCACCTACGTCTGGCCTTGCAGATGGTGGACTTGCAGTCCTCAACGCTTTTTCACAGGCGCCCTCAGCGATGCAGGTGTCCCATGGCCAGGTCCAGGATCAAG GTGGCGTCCCCCAAGTGTTCCTGACGGCTCCCTCAGGCACCGTTCAGATCCCAGTGTCGGCTGTCCAGCTTCACCAG ATGGCTGTCATcgggcagcagagcagcagtggcagcagcctGACAGAACTGCAGGTGGTCAACTTGGACACCTCGCACAGCACCAAGAGTGA